A DNA window from Verrucomicrobiota bacterium contains the following coding sequences:
- a CDS encoding 4a-hydroxytetrahydrobiopterin dehydratase, giving the protein MSVYSKKKTAQALEKIPGWKLNGSSISRTFVFEDFIAAMGFVTQVAILAEKAFHHPDINIRWNKVTITLSTHDVSGLTKKDFDLAGKLQVL; this is encoded by the coding sequence ATGAGTGTTTACTCCAAAAAGAAAACCGCGCAAGCCTTGGAAAAGATACCCGGCTGGAAATTAAATGGCTCCTCAATTTCAAGAACCTTTGTTTTTGAGGATTTTATCGCGGCTATGGGTTTTGTCACCCAGGTGGCTATACTTGCAGAAAAAGCCTTCCACCACCCCGATATCAATATCCGCTGGAATAAAGTGACGATCACCCTTTCGACACATGATGTGAGCGGCCTGACCAAAAAAGATTTTGATCTGGCAGGAAAATTGCAAGTGTTATAG
- the thrC gene encoding threonine synthase yields the protein MTPHYTGLINRYRDFLPVSEKTPVITLHEGNTPLIPVDHFVSAIGGDFKLYLKYEGLNPTCSFKDRGMTMAISKAAEDGATVVICASTGNTSASAAAYAARAGMKAVVLLPAGKIALGKLAQAMMYGAKIVSIEGNFDEALNLVREIGAMGGVAIVNSINPVRIEGQKTASFEIIDDLGEAPDYHFLPVGNAGNITAYWKGFKEYKAAGKSGKLPRMCGWQAAGAAPIVLGHIVEQPQTVATAIRIGNPASWKGASDAAIESGGKIDLVTDEEILYAYKLLARTEGIFVEPACAAPLAGLIKTLKTDAQFARGAVITATMTGHGLKDPDSAIGASERPVTVPATKEAVLKVIGL from the coding sequence ATGACCCCACATTATACTGGATTAATCAACCGTTACCGCGACTTTCTCCCCGTCTCGGAGAAAACCCCTGTCATTACATTGCATGAGGGCAATACTCCTTTGATTCCGGTTGATCATTTTGTGAGTGCCATTGGCGGGGACTTTAAGCTTTATTTGAAATATGAAGGCCTCAATCCGACATGCTCTTTTAAGGATCGCGGAATGACGATGGCTATCTCGAAGGCGGCTGAAGATGGGGCCACGGTCGTCATTTGTGCCAGCACGGGGAATACCTCGGCTTCCGCCGCCGCTTATGCCGCCCGGGCCGGAATGAAAGCGGTTGTACTCTTGCCAGCGGGAAAAATCGCTTTGGGTAAACTCGCCCAAGCCATGATGTATGGGGCGAAAATTGTCTCGATCGAGGGGAATTTTGATGAAGCGTTGAATCTTGTCCGTGAAATCGGTGCCATGGGAGGCGTAGCGATCGTGAATTCAATCAACCCAGTCCGTATCGAAGGTCAAAAGACAGCATCCTTTGAAATTATTGATGATCTCGGGGAGGCTCCTGATTACCATTTCCTGCCCGTGGGTAATGCCGGCAATATCACCGCTTATTGGAAGGGTTTTAAAGAATACAAGGCCGCTGGAAAGTCAGGAAAATTGCCCCGCATGTGTGGTTGGCAAGCTGCCGGAGCAGCCCCGATTGTCTTGGGGCATATCGTTGAGCAGCCACAGACTGTGGCCACGGCGATCCGCATCGGGAACCCCGCCAGTTGGAAGGGAGCCTCAGATGCGGCTATCGAGTCCGGTGGTAAAATCGATCTGGTCACTGATGAAGAGATTTTATACGCATATAAACTCCTCGCCCGCACGGAAGGCATTTTTGTCGAGCCCGCTTGTGCAGCTCCCTTGGCGGGTTTGATTAAGACATTAAAAACCGATGCGCAATTTGCACGTGGGGCGGTCATTACTGCGACTATGACCGGACATGGCCTGAAAGATCCTGACTCGGCGATTGGGGCCAGCGAACGTCCCGTGACAGTTCCAGCAACAAAGGAAGCCGTTCTTAAAGTAATCGGATTATAA
- a CDS encoding VCBS repeat-containing protein yields MGPLRWRKQWVSDEPFEAAGVFDVDGDGVLDIVSGGYWYKGPDFRIKKQIYEPKRYGEYYDDFSSISLDINGDGYLDFVSGGFWSKSMRWFENPGKTDKPWAIHESEGEIKGLETTRAWDIDGDGIIEIVPNSVASQEIFIYKLVTDKDRKGTGKFERIVLHTLAEGESQGHGFGCGDIAGNGRMDLLFSKGWLECPASPWKDKWIWHNDWPDKISPALSCPAIIADINGDGKGEIIVGNAHGYGLDWWEQKIEGGKRTWIKHPIDPFNAQFHDLQWLDIDGDGKPELVTGKRHRAHCGAEPGEWDDYGIYYYKWTGEGFAKQVITYGSLNEAKGCGIYFEVKDLNGDGLPEIIAPGKDGLYIFWNEGPSPQPTPWC; encoded by the coding sequence ATGGGACCATTACGTTGGAGAAAACAGTGGGTATCGGACGAACCCTTCGAAGCCGCCGGGGTGTTTGATGTCGATGGTGACGGTGTTCTTGACATTGTCAGCGGGGGATACTGGTACAAAGGACCGGATTTCCGGATCAAAAAACAAATTTATGAACCCAAACGTTACGGGGAATATTATGACGATTTTTCCTCCATTTCCCTTGATATTAATGGGGACGGTTATCTCGACTTTGTCTCCGGTGGATTCTGGAGCAAATCCATGCGCTGGTTTGAAAACCCTGGAAAAACGGATAAACCTTGGGCTATTCATGAATCCGAAGGGGAAATTAAGGGCCTAGAAACCACCCGTGCGTGGGATATCGATGGTGACGGCATCATCGAAATAGTTCCAAATTCCGTCGCTTCCCAGGAAATATTTATCTATAAACTTGTGACCGATAAAGACAGGAAAGGGACTGGCAAGTTCGAACGTATCGTCCTGCATACCTTAGCCGAGGGTGAGTCACAGGGACACGGTTTTGGTTGCGGTGACATAGCCGGTAACGGTCGCATGGATCTGCTTTTCTCTAAAGGCTGGCTGGAATGTCCTGCCAGTCCTTGGAAGGACAAATGGATATGGCACAATGATTGGCCCGACAAGATCAGCCCGGCTCTCAGTTGCCCGGCTATCATTGCCGACATCAACGGCGACGGCAAAGGCGAAATCATCGTGGGTAACGCCCACGGCTATGGGCTCGACTGGTGGGAACAAAAGATCGAGGGCGGCAAACGTACCTGGATCAAGCACCCGATTGATCCTTTTAATGCGCAGTTCCATGATCTCCAGTGGCTGGATATTGACGGCGACGGTAAACCAGAGCTCGTCACGGGAAAACGCCACCGTGCCCATTGCGGAGCAGAACCCGGAGAATGGGATGATTACGGGATTTATTACTATAAATGGACTGGTGAAGGATTTGCCAAACAGGTCATCACCTACGGTTCCCTCAATGAAGCCAAGGGATGTGGCATCTATTTTGAGGTTAAAGACCTTAATGGAGATGGGCTTCCGGAAATTATTGCCCCCGGAAAAGATGGTCTGTATATATTCTGGAACGAAGGCCCCAGCCCTCAGCCAACCCCTTGGTGCTAA
- a CDS encoding homoserine dehydrogenase: MKEIGVGIIGLGVVGQGVVKHLNRNASLLSERISTRLSVKRVFARNPKKKRAVQIAPELWAKNWESVINDPAVQIVVELIGGTTTAKEIVSQALTQGKIVVTANKALLAEHGKELFALSTKYKAPLFYEASVAGGIPIIKALNEGLIANRIQSLHGIVNGTCNYILSSMTQSGASFDAALAEAQKLGFAEADPTLDVDGWDAAHKTCILASLAYGFWVNPKQMYVEGIRKVSAQDICYARQLGYVIKLLGIIRADGKNDVEIRVHPTLVPKEHVLAQVNGAFNAICVRGDVVGDTLFYGRGAGQDPTASAVIGDIAEAATSLAGNKQVRSFSAHKLYGKVKKIDDIVSRYYLRLSVLDKPGVLAQVAQILSKNKIGISSVIQPESDEEGEHVPLVLLIHDSTERHLRDALKQIDKLSTVKAPTRLIRIETFE; encoded by the coding sequence GTGAAAGAAATTGGTGTTGGAATTATTGGTTTGGGAGTAGTCGGTCAGGGTGTCGTTAAACACTTGAACCGGAACGCTTCCCTATTGTCTGAAAGAATCAGCACCCGTTTGTCCGTTAAAAGGGTATTTGCTCGTAACCCAAAGAAAAAAAGGGCTGTGCAAATTGCTCCCGAACTCTGGGCAAAAAACTGGGAGTCGGTCATTAATGACCCTGCCGTGCAAATTGTCGTCGAGTTAATCGGAGGCACCACAACGGCCAAGGAGATAGTTTCCCAGGCACTGACCCAGGGTAAGATTGTCGTGACTGCAAACAAAGCCCTTTTGGCCGAGCACGGGAAGGAATTATTCGCCCTTTCCACAAAATACAAGGCCCCGCTTTTTTATGAGGCGAGTGTCGCCGGGGGGATCCCCATTATCAAGGCGTTGAATGAGGGATTGATTGCCAACCGGATCCAGAGCTTGCACGGGATCGTGAATGGCACCTGTAACTATATCCTTTCGAGCATGACCCAAAGCGGGGCGAGCTTTGATGCAGCCCTCGCGGAAGCTCAAAAGCTCGGGTTTGCCGAGGCTGATCCCACCCTTGATGTGGATGGCTGGGATGCCGCCCACAAGACTTGTATCTTGGCCTCCTTGGCCTATGGCTTTTGGGTGAATCCGAAACAAATGTATGTCGAGGGGATTCGTAAGGTCAGTGCCCAAGATATTTGTTATGCGCGCCAGCTCGGGTATGTGATTAAATTACTCGGGATCATCCGTGCCGATGGGAAAAATGATGTCGAGATCCGGGTGCATCCGACTTTGGTTCCAAAGGAACATGTCCTCGCCCAGGTGAATGGTGCTTTTAATGCCATTTGTGTGCGTGGGGATGTCGTCGGTGATACATTGTTTTATGGACGGGGGGCAGGTCAGGATCCCACGGCCAGTGCAGTAATCGGTGATATAGCCGAGGCCGCGACTAGTCTTGCGGGCAATAAACAAGTCCGTTCCTTTAGTGCCCACAAGCTTTACGGGAAGGTGAAAAAAATCGATGATATCGTCAGTCGTTATTATCTCCGGCTCAGTGTGCTTGATAAGCCCGGAGTCCTCGCGCAAGTTGCGCAGATTTTAAGTAAGAATAAAATCGGTATTTCCTCGGTGATCCAACCCGAGAGTGATGAGGAGGGTGAACATGTTCCCCTTGTCCTCTTGATCCACGACTCTACCGAACGCCATTTGCGCGACGCGCTCAAACAAATCGATAAACTCTCCACAGTCAAGGCTCCTACACGCCTGATTCGGATTGAAACCTTTGAATAA
- a CDS encoding AraC family transcriptional regulator — protein MIAFHLIKNPFQKTARAQIALICHKLPYHSSMKNVYPLGVGYLNASPDWRYPAHKHKHHEIIVILKGQLKVIMHGKTFLAKSGDLLLYHANVSHDEFADKSNPPQTLFMGIPRSYNLSGIPPHVHDSNRRVSNLLRWIQEEQFCHNPASSAAQIAFLEAIIVELQRLSGNRENPLIEKIRSFICDRLSSDLTVDDLAQVAQLSKFAFIRKYKKVSGYTPMEEVRKIRLETARQLLLSQNLPLKEIAPQVGYGDEFQLSRALRKIYGTGARKLRASIK, from the coding sequence ATGATTGCTTTTCATCTCATTAAGAACCCCTTCCAGAAAACCGCCAGAGCGCAAATTGCTTTGATTTGTCATAAATTGCCCTACCATTCATCGATGAAGAATGTCTATCCTCTCGGAGTCGGGTACTTGAATGCAAGCCCCGACTGGAGGTATCCGGCCCATAAACACAAGCATCACGAGATTATCGTGATCCTCAAGGGACAGTTAAAGGTCATCATGCATGGAAAAACATTCCTGGCAAAAAGTGGTGATTTATTGCTCTACCATGCAAATGTCTCCCATGATGAGTTCGCAGACAAGAGTAATCCCCCCCAGACCCTTTTTATGGGGATACCCCGGAGTTATAACCTCTCGGGCATTCCTCCCCACGTCCACGACAGTAACCGCCGGGTGAGCAATTTGCTCCGGTGGATCCAGGAGGAACAATTCTGCCATAATCCTGCCAGTAGCGCCGCGCAAATTGCCTTTTTAGAAGCTATCATTGTCGAGTTACAGCGTCTCAGCGGTAACCGGGAGAATCCCCTGATTGAGAAAATTAGAAGTTTTATTTGTGACAGGCTCTCCAGTGACTTGACGGTCGATGACCTCGCACAAGTTGCACAACTCAGTAAATTCGCCTTTATCCGGAAATATAAAAAAGTCTCCGGGTATACTCCGATGGAGGAAGTTCGCAAAATTAGGTTAGAAACCGCGCGCCAACTCCTCCTTAGCCAGAATCTCCCCCTTAAGGAAATCGCCCCCCAAGTTGGTTACGGAGATGAGTTCCAACTTTCCCGAGCCCTCCGGAAAATCTACGGTACGGGGGCTCGTAAGCTACGGGCATCAATCAAGTAG
- a CDS encoding Gfo/Idh/MocA family oxidoreductase, with translation MSKVKIGFVGVGFMGQRAHLQNYVNVPDCEVVAISELRPEMGKLVAARYGVPKVYLTAEEMFAAEKLDGVVASQPFHFHGSIIPMIAKHKLPVFTEKPISNSIATGEKICKALQETGTWQMVGYHKRNDPAVAYAIKQIADWKTSGEVGKMKYIRALMPAGDWVGNGARGLISTDEKVPTILGDPNPPDMDETLNNEYQGFVNYFIHQVNLIAYLLGERYRATYAEKSGVLMAGESISGIPIVLEMTPYFTSMDWQESYLIGFEKGYIKIELPCPLAHNRPGRIEIFKDGVEGVSPTTTVPMLPFDHAMFKQAENFVAAVAGKAKPACDAAEALEDIKVAREYIRLRFGK, from the coding sequence ATGTCAAAAGTCAAAATCGGTTTCGTCGGCGTCGGATTCATGGGACAGCGCGCGCACCTTCAAAATTACGTCAACGTCCCCGACTGTGAAGTCGTCGCCATTTCCGAGCTTCGCCCTGAAATGGGTAAACTCGTCGCCGCCCGTTATGGAGTGCCAAAGGTCTATTTGACAGCAGAAGAAATGTTTGCTGCTGAAAAACTCGATGGGGTCGTCGCCTCCCAGCCTTTCCACTTCCACGGATCGATTATTCCGATGATTGCTAAACATAAACTTCCGGTTTTCACGGAAAAACCTATTTCTAACTCCATTGCCACCGGCGAAAAAATCTGCAAAGCCCTTCAGGAAACCGGAACTTGGCAGATGGTCGGCTATCATAAGCGGAACGACCCCGCGGTGGCGTATGCCATCAAACAAATTGCCGATTGGAAAACCTCTGGGGAAGTCGGTAAGATGAAGTACATCCGGGCTCTGATGCCTGCTGGGGATTGGGTTGGAAACGGAGCTAGAGGATTGATTTCCACTGACGAGAAGGTGCCGACCATTCTCGGTGATCCGAATCCGCCCGATATGGACGAGACTCTCAATAATGAATATCAAGGTTTCGTTAATTATTTCATCCACCAGGTCAATTTGATCGCCTATCTGCTTGGGGAACGTTATCGCGCGACGTATGCGGAAAAATCAGGAGTTCTCATGGCTGGCGAAAGTATCAGCGGGATTCCGATTGTTCTAGAGATGACTCCTTATTTCACGTCCATGGACTGGCAGGAGTCCTACCTTATCGGATTTGAAAAAGGTTATATCAAAATCGAACTCCCATGCCCGCTCGCTCACAATCGCCCTGGTCGTATCGAGATTTTCAAGGACGGTGTCGAGGGTGTTTCTCCGACCACAACGGTGCCGATGTTACCGTTTGATCACGCGATGTTCAAGCAGGCGGAAAACTTCGTCGCCGCAGTGGCGGGCAAAGCCAAACCAGCCTGCGACGCCGCCGAAGCCCTCGAAGACATCAAGGTCGCCCGCGAATACATCCGTCTGCGTTTTGGAAAATAA
- a CDS encoding aspartate kinase, whose amino-acid sequence MALIVQKYGGTSVGNPERIRNVAARVKKWHDEGNKIVVVVSAMSGVTDSLIKLAREVSGQPSEREMDVLLATGEQTTIALTAMALHSAGVKATSMTGAQAGIVTDGFHSKAKIQNITPKKVHAHLDAGEVVIVAGFQGQNNDGHITTLGRGGSDLTAIALAAALKADLCQIYTDVDGVYTCDPRIVKGAQKIHEISYDEMLEMASLGSKVMQSRSVEFAKKFGVIFEVRTSMGDQEGTIVKEETKNMEDVVIRGVSVDKNQIKVSVENLPDVPGIAAKLFRQLSDANINVDMIVQNNSRISDKSTDLTFTVSKEDEARATKAIEAFVLEHKVDSAEVRLGQKHEAAKVSVVGVGMRSHSGVAATMFEALAQEKINIQLISTSEIKISVIIDLKDADRAANIIHDKFGLTKK is encoded by the coding sequence ATGGCATTGATTGTTCAAAAATACGGTGGGACGAGTGTCGGTAATCCTGAAAGGATCCGTAACGTGGCCGCCCGTGTAAAAAAGTGGCATGATGAGGGAAACAAAATCGTCGTTGTTGTTTCCGCAATGAGTGGAGTGACGGATTCTTTGATCAAGCTTGCCAGGGAAGTATCTGGCCAACCCAGTGAACGGGAGATGGACGTGCTTCTCGCGACGGGTGAACAAACCACCATTGCCTTGACTGCGATGGCCCTGCATTCAGCCGGTGTTAAAGCCACTTCCATGACAGGGGCACAGGCGGGGATTGTCACCGACGGGTTTCACAGCAAGGCTAAGATTCAAAATATTACCCCTAAAAAAGTCCATGCCCACTTGGATGCAGGTGAGGTCGTGATCGTGGCGGGATTCCAAGGGCAGAATAATGATGGTCATATTACCACATTGGGACGCGGCGGCTCTGATTTAACTGCCATTGCCTTGGCGGCAGCATTAAAAGCGGATTTATGCCAGATATACACCGATGTGGACGGGGTTTATACTTGTGACCCGAGAATTGTAAAGGGAGCCCAGAAGATTCATGAGATTTCCTATGATGAAATGCTGGAAATGGCGAGTCTTGGAAGCAAAGTGATGCAATCACGCTCGGTGGAGTTCGCGAAGAAATTCGGCGTTATTTTTGAGGTTCGCACCAGTATGGGGGATCAGGAAGGAACAATTGTTAAAGAGGAAACAAAAAATATGGAAGATGTCGTCATTCGTGGTGTGTCAGTGGATAAAAATCAAATCAAAGTGTCGGTGGAGAATCTCCCAGACGTTCCTGGAATCGCTGCCAAGCTTTTCCGCCAATTGTCTGATGCCAATATCAATGTCGATATGATCGTGCAGAATAACAGCCGTATCAGCGACAAGAGCACGGACCTGACCTTCACTGTGTCTAAAGAGGATGAGGCCCGCGCGACCAAGGCAATCGAGGCCTTTGTCTTAGAGCATAAAGTCGATTCTGCAGAAGTACGCCTCGGTCAAAAACACGAGGCGGCAAAAGTTTCCGTGGTCGGGGTGGGAATGCGTTCCCATTCCGGTGTAGCCGCGACAATGTTTGAGGCTCTGGCCCAAGAAAAAATCAATATTCAGCTGATCAGCACCTCGGAAATTAAAATCTCGGTCATTATCGACCTGAAAGACGCCGATCGCGCCGCGAATATCATCCATGATAAGTTTGGCCTGACAAAAAAATAG
- a CDS encoding DUF6537 domain-containing protein: protein VAQIIIRRNQKNSSEKPIQVFGKEFPNGLEGIPSIFGLNPSILVEKIAPLLKQFAQSHGIQIDQDMIDGELNLIDFTSKYEVDTIARTPTFCPGCPHRDSASVLMDVKKAFMDKDYMRKNHRRDPTDLVFHGDTGCYTMLMFEPTKDLMHNYSGMGLGGGTGAGIDPFIKNKQVVFMGDGTFFHSGQLSITNAIKNRQDITFIILDNKTTAMTGHQPTPSVDYDLLGRETFAQDIEKVVQGMVEAHTSTIVRTNPAYRESYRELLEETILKDGVKVIIADKECGITYHRKQLRDERAEIKAKGFLESKTFINITPDVCENCLECTKSTGCPGLIFVDTDYGRKIQTDLSWCVADTACTKLHVCPSFEEVTIFRKAAPPNPLDAFELTGITEPRLSEFKHSWKIFLAGVGGMGIATSTAILVRAGHKEGFNVMFAEKNGLAIRNGGVYSLVTFLKPGQNHSSQISSYGKADALLGIDILEATRSLDPKGHTRIASPDYTTAVINTEKTPTIMTLLGREDFDVSSLEKIIRRYTKPSTYFSFNVSQFAEKIFGTKLYVNIMMIGIAYQKGLLPMSVESIEWAIRETTGGASLTNLKAFALGRKMVCDPQLFGFTPANNYLKILEEKAGILAIKNQALAQSYRDLVEETVQKIQIDSDGHYHLAIRLYDCIQFQNMDYAKTYISMLTQVYQKDSKEFGYLATKAVIQNLAKVMCIKDEFYVAHLLTSEEKLARDRQRYTIDPKRGDKITYTHLNKPHYEFFGHSIDFRINTKNWMLSTLKRMKFLRPFLGSWHFGHEKAFRDWYISLVREFHLTTAKGYELTIQILRLPESVSGYYTVSRPKMQEAKERADYLKDVISSLPAQQQTQPDLSKK, encoded by the coding sequence AAGTCGCCCAGATCATTATCCGTCGCAACCAGAAAAATAGCTCCGAAAAACCCATTCAAGTTTTCGGAAAAGAATTCCCGAATGGACTGGAAGGGATTCCGAGTATTTTCGGGTTAAACCCCTCCATCCTCGTGGAGAAAATCGCCCCCCTGCTCAAGCAATTTGCCCAGAGCCACGGCATTCAAATCGACCAAGACATGATTGACGGGGAGCTCAACCTCATTGATTTCACCTCGAAATACGAAGTCGATACGATCGCCCGCACCCCGACTTTCTGCCCGGGTTGCCCCCATCGTGATTCGGCCAGTGTCCTGATGGATGTCAAAAAAGCATTCATGGACAAAGATTACATGAGGAAAAACCATCGTCGTGACCCGACGGATCTGGTTTTCCACGGGGACACCGGGTGTTACACCATGCTTATGTTCGAGCCCACCAAGGACCTGATGCATAATTATTCGGGCATGGGATTAGGCGGCGGCACCGGGGCAGGTATCGATCCTTTTATCAAAAATAAGCAGGTCGTATTCATGGGCGACGGAACCTTTTTCCATAGTGGACAACTCTCGATCACAAACGCCATCAAGAACCGCCAAGACATCACCTTTATTATATTAGATAATAAAACCACCGCCATGACCGGGCACCAGCCGACACCCTCGGTAGATTATGATTTACTCGGACGCGAGACATTTGCCCAGGACATCGAGAAAGTCGTCCAAGGCATGGTCGAGGCCCATACTTCTACGATTGTCAGGACAAACCCGGCCTACCGCGAGAGTTACCGTGAGCTTCTCGAAGAAACCATCCTCAAAGACGGGGTCAAAGTCATTATTGCCGACAAGGAATGCGGGATCACCTATCACCGGAAACAATTACGTGATGAACGTGCCGAGATTAAAGCCAAGGGTTTTCTCGAATCCAAAACATTCATCAATATCACTCCTGATGTTTGTGAAAACTGCCTGGAGTGCACGAAGTCAACAGGTTGTCCAGGACTTATTTTTGTCGATACCGACTACGGTCGCAAGATCCAGACAGACCTTTCCTGGTGCGTGGCGGATACGGCCTGTACAAAGCTCCATGTCTGCCCCTCTTTTGAGGAAGTGACCATTTTCCGTAAAGCTGCGCCGCCCAATCCCTTGGATGCTTTCGAGCTCACTGGCATTACTGAGCCCCGCCTTTCTGAGTTTAAACACTCTTGGAAAATTTTCCTCGCCGGAGTCGGCGGGATGGGGATCGCCACATCGACAGCGATTCTTGTCCGTGCCGGGCACAAGGAAGGTTTTAACGTCATGTTCGCCGAGAAAAATGGTCTCGCCATCCGTAATGGCGGGGTTTATTCACTCGTGACATTCCTGAAGCCCGGACAAAACCATTCATCCCAAATATCCTCTTATGGGAAAGCCGATGCCCTTCTCGGAATCGATATCCTGGAGGCCACTCGTAGCCTTGATCCTAAAGGCCATACCCGGATCGCCTCACCTGACTACACCACAGCGGTCATTAATACCGAGAAGACACCGACCATTATGACGCTTCTCGGCCGTGAGGATTTTGATGTATCCTCCTTGGAGAAAATCATCCGCCGCTATACAAAGCCCTCCACCTATTTCAGTTTTAATGTCTCGCAATTTGCCGAGAAGATCTTCGGCACAAAACTCTATGTGAATATCATGATGATCGGCATCGCCTACCAGAAGGGCCTCCTCCCGATGAGCGTGGAGAGCATCGAGTGGGCCATTCGCGAAACGACCGGCGGGGCTTCCCTGACAAATCTTAAAGCCTTTGCCTTGGGCCGTAAAATGGTCTGTGATCCCCAGCTTTTTGGATTCACCCCTGCAAACAATTACCTGAAAATACTCGAAGAAAAAGCGGGTATTCTAGCCATCAAAAATCAGGCCCTTGCCCAAAGCTACCGGGATCTCGTCGAAGAAACCGTCCAGAAAATCCAGATCGACAGTGACGGGCATTACCACTTGGCCATCCGTCTTTACGACTGTATCCAGTTCCAGAATATGGACTATGCCAAAACTTATATTTCGATGCTGACCCAGGTTTACCAAAAGGACTCGAAAGAATTTGGTTATCTGGCCACAAAAGCTGTCATCCAAAATCTCGCCAAGGTCATGTGTATCAAGGATGAATTCTATGTCGCCCACCTTTTGACCTCGGAAGAGAAACTCGCGCGTGATCGCCAACGTTATACCATCGATCCAAAGCGCGGGGATAAAATCACTTATACCCATCTGAATAAACCTCACTATGAATTTTTCGGGCATTCCATCGATTTCAGGATTAATACGAAAAACTGGATGCTCAGCACACTCAAACGAATGAAATTCCTCCGCCCATTCTTGGGTTCCTGGCATTTCGGCCATGAAAAAGCTTTCCGCGATTGGTATATCAGCCTCGTTCGTGAATTCCACCTGACAACGGCGAAAGGTTATGAATTAACCATTCAAATACTTCGTTTACCCGAGTCGGTCAGTGGTTATTATACAGTATCCCGCCCCAAAATGCAGGAAGCAAAAGAACGAGCTGACTACCTTAAAGATGTCATTTCGAGCTTGCCCGCCCAGCAACAGACCCAGCCCGATCTCTCCAAAAAATGA
- a CDS encoding sugar phosphate isomerase/epimerase family protein: MRYGVNTFLFVSPFTNDSVKLFPKFKKWGFDSVEIAIEDPSHIDPAFIKKHLDKNGLVCGSICAAMGPDRDFRGNALQQKTSMKYITGVIDQMAALGCKTFAGPIYSSVGRADAVEPTEYKKQWATVVKNLKQLAKYAEKKNVTLCLEPLNRFETDFINTIDQALAMVKAVNSNALKIHLDTFHMNIEQKDLGAAIKKAGKLLGHFHACGSDRGTPGNDHTDWKPIKTALKSIGYKGDIVIESFTTDVKVIARAAAIWRRIEPTRDEIAVNGLKFLKQALK, translated from the coding sequence ATGAGATACGGAGTAAACACGTTCCTTTTTGTTTCACCCTTCACCAATGATAGCGTGAAACTTTTCCCGAAGTTTAAAAAATGGGGTTTTGATTCTGTCGAAATCGCCATTGAAGATCCTTCCCATATCGATCCGGCCTTTATCAAAAAACACCTTGATAAAAACGGACTTGTCTGCGGATCAATTTGCGCGGCCATGGGACCCGACCGCGATTTTCGTGGGAATGCCCTACAACAAAAAACATCCATGAAATATATTACAGGGGTTATCGACCAGATGGCTGCCCTTGGATGTAAAACCTTTGCCGGTCCGATCTACTCCAGTGTCGGGCGTGCGGATGCGGTGGAGCCGACAGAATACAAGAAACAATGGGCCACAGTGGTTAAAAACCTCAAGCAACTAGCCAAATACGCTGAGAAAAAGAACGTGACCCTTTGTTTGGAGCCCCTCAACCGTTTCGAGACAGACTTCATCAATACCATTGACCAGGCCCTCGCCATGGTGAAAGCCGTTAATAGCAACGCCCTGAAGATCCACCTCGATACATTCCACATGAATATCGAGCAAAAAGACCTCGGCGCAGCGATCAAAAAAGCGGGCAAATTGCTCGGGCATTTCCATGCTTGTGGCAGTGACCGCGGGACTCCCGGTAATGATCATACGGATTGGAAACCAATTAAGACGGCATTAAAATCAATCGGTTACAAAGGTGATATCGTGATTGAATCATTCACAACCGATGTAAAGGTGATTGCCCGCGCTGCCGCGATCTGGCGCCGGATCGAGCCCACCCGCGATGAAATCGCAGTCAATGGACTTAAATTTCTGAAACAAGCGTTGAAATAA